In Pseudomonas fluorescens NCIMB 11764, a single window of DNA contains:
- a CDS encoding Hachiman antiphage defense system protein HamA produces the protein MSNALTDEYKLDNVFILEAYDDLGEPISTGSCFSVGASIFFTSWHVVKNAYTLRIFQSRDDYFRQEFHAAKCVFYDKETDFAILSSDSLTIKSKIEIGIYKAELNDEVKAIGYAAEKSRLHFPITSKISNVFDFSTTYKYDFEFGKPAELDKANGLSGGPVFFKGYAIGLLALQTVGSALQAVSFHTIFERPSALEAIESQGLVITGGDEISYDRPDHPESPFVVSIDCAASDPNIKGLDIGFDLGEWRSQNLIDQTLNWIEDYALTPKQKKALGQHNFKRIQSAKRNFQIGNPAAMADLFLHIAIRQNYKTIPIISNVITVDGESVFSCSHIVIYRGKVELWLGISAMEVSMEQTVKEAIHRVDSIIRSGGIQDRLVVILSELDPTWPYIKKLEKLSNSNLKLTDKIDKIIIPMFLSSNADLINNYDPSNFSNSFQKDIDECRERVAGAYNARIVPLINLRIFLFPVDNIHELHTKFVKEFEF, from the coding sequence TTGAGTAATGCACTGACTGACGAGTACAAACTCGATAACGTCTTTATCCTAGAAGCCTATGACGACCTAGGTGAACCCATTTCAACAGGCAGTTGCTTTTCGGTGGGTGCGTCTATTTTTTTTACATCTTGGCACGTCGTCAAAAATGCCTACACGCTTCGGATTTTCCAAAGTAGAGATGATTATTTTCGTCAAGAGTTCCATGCCGCTAAATGTGTTTTTTACGATAAAGAAACTGACTTCGCAATACTGTCATCAGACAGCCTTACGATCAAATCAAAAATTGAAATAGGAATATACAAAGCTGAGCTGAATGATGAGGTAAAAGCTATAGGGTACGCGGCCGAAAAAAGCAGATTGCATTTCCCTATAACTAGTAAAATATCAAACGTCTTTGATTTCTCTACAACATATAAATATGACTTTGAGTTTGGAAAGCCGGCTGAGCTAGACAAAGCAAATGGCTTATCCGGGGGGCCAGTATTCTTTAAAGGCTACGCTATTGGCTTGCTTGCACTGCAAACTGTGGGATCGGCATTGCAAGCAGTATCTTTCCATACAATATTTGAACGGCCATCCGCTCTTGAAGCCATTGAAAGCCAAGGGTTGGTTATAACCGGTGGTGACGAAATATCCTATGATAGGCCAGACCATCCTGAAAGCCCATTTGTTGTCTCAATAGACTGTGCCGCTTCGGATCCAAACATAAAGGGACTAGATATAGGATTTGATCTTGGCGAATGGCGCAGTCAGAACCTGATTGATCAAACGCTCAACTGGATCGAAGACTACGCGCTGACCCCGAAGCAAAAAAAAGCTTTGGGGCAACACAACTTCAAAAGAATTCAAAGTGCAAAAAGAAACTTCCAGATTGGCAACCCAGCAGCAATGGCCGATTTATTCTTACACATCGCGATTCGCCAAAATTATAAAACCATCCCTATTATTTCAAATGTAATAACGGTAGATGGCGAGTCTGTGTTTTCCTGCTCGCATATCGTTATTTATAGAGGCAAAGTTGAGCTATGGCTTGGAATCTCTGCTATGGAGGTTTCCATGGAGCAAACAGTAAAGGAGGCTATTCACAGAGTTGACTCCATCATACGTTCCGGAGGAATCCAAGACCGGTTGGTTGTTATATTATCAGAACTAGACCCTACTTGGCCGTATATAAAAAAGCTGGAAAAATTATCAAACTCCAACCTCAAATTAACTGACAAAATTGATAAGATAATTATACCTATGTTTTTATCAAGCAATGCAGACTTGATAAATAATTATGACCCAAGCAATTTTTCAAACTCATTTCAAAAAGATATAGATGAGTGCAGGGAAAGGGTTGCTGGCGCCTACAATGCTCGAATCGTTCCCTTGATCAACCTCCGCATCTTTCTATTTCCGGTCGACAACATACACGAGTTACATACGAAATTTGTTAAGGAGTTCGAATTTTGA